From the Eriocheir sinensis breed Jianghai 21 unplaced genomic scaffold, ASM2467909v1 Scaffold1447, whole genome shotgun sequence genome, one window contains:
- the LOC126990096 gene encoding E3 SUMO-protein ligase ZBED1-like encodes MIERYLDQNELVTTTLCLLGKNNLCLNDNELALLQRSINVLEIFEEATREMSSEKVTSLSKVLPMIRGIQNCLNSITTSDDMCELGKQLQDQMKKRFSVNEQSFSLAAATLLDPRFKKVPFSDSSNLKTTEERLVRQMHSYDTPKPASQPSTSTVAARTFDNRTSLVKKNSLWSTLDKDIEKINEKTSSQSLTGPLIELRRYFTEEAHASREEDPLTWWKEHAAQYPRMKELAKKYLCSPASSVPSERLFSKAGELISLRRSNLSENKVNMILFLNKNL; translated from the coding sequence ATGATAGAAAGATACTTAGACCAAAATGAACTTGTCACTACAACTTTGTGCCTACTGGGCAAAAATAATTTGTGCCTCAATGACAACGAGCTTGCACTTCTCCAAAGATCCATCAATGTTTTGGAGATTTTCGAAGAAGCGACAAGAGAAATGTCTTCTGAAAAGGTAACTTCACTTTCAAAAGTATTACCGATGATCAGGGGCATCCAAAATTGCCTGAACTCAATCACTACGAGTGATGATATGTGCGAGCTTGGCAAACAACTGCAGGACCAAATGAAGAAAAGGTTCTCAGTTAATGAACAATCATTCAGTCTCGCAGCAGCAACGCTGCTAGATCCTAGATTCAAAAAAGTACCATTCTCAGACAGCTCAAACCTCAAAACAACGGAAGAGAGACTGGTGCGTCAGATGCACTCTTATGACACTCCAAAACCTGCAAGCCAACCAAGTACATCCACCGTAGCTGCCAGGACTTTTGATAATAGAACTTCACTTGTCAAGAAAAACTCGCTGTGGAGCACACTTGACAAAGATAttgagaaaattaatgaaaagacaTCATCACAGTCATTGACAGGTCCTCTCATTGAGCTCAGGAGGTATTTCACAGAGGAAGCTCATGCCTCAAGAGAGGAAGATCCACTTACGTGGTGGAAGGAACACGCCGCTCAGTATCCCAGAATGAAAGAGCTGGCTAAAAAATACCTGTGTTCACCCGCATCATCTGTCCCGTCAGAAAGATTATTCAGCAAAGCAGGTGAACTCATATCACTTAGGAGGAGCAATCTAtcagaaaacaaagtaaacatgATCCTCTTCCTAAACAAGAACTTGTAG